The window CCGCAGGAACACAAGCAAGTGGTCGTCAAGCCAACACACGACCGCAACCTGTACCGGGTGATTCGGCGCATGCGCAGCCACCCAACGGTTCAGATCATCGAGCATGAGCAGGCTGCCCCCAAGGTTCTGCGGAATCTGAAGCAGGGGGGCTTAAGCGCATTCTTGGTGGACCATAACTGTCGCCGAGAGGAAGCCGTGTTCTTGCCATTTTTGGGACGCAAGGCAGCGGTAAACGTCGGCCCGGCCTTACTGGCCTTGCGGGCCAAAGCCCTTGTGTGGCCGGTTTTTCTGCTCCGGGAAGATCCTGAACACTACCGACTGCTGTTCGAAGATCCTTTGGATACCTCCAGCTTGCAGGGCGACCGTCACGAGAAACTGCGCACCGTGGCCATGTTCTATACGCAAGCTGTTGAGCGCATGGTCCGTTGTTATCCGGAACAGTGGTTTTGGATGCATCGCCGGTGGAAGACCAGGCCGGAAAATGAACTGAGCACGTGACCAGGAAGGTCCGGCAACGAGATTGGTGGTTGTTATGAGCATCACGGGGGAGAGCAAAAAAAGAGAGCTGCGGAAATTAAAGTTTACATAATTTACATTATGAGACAATATTGCATCCCTTTGGAAATCCTGGCTCTTTGTAAAACATCTTTGGAAATGCCGCCTTTAAAGACGAGATACGAGATCCGAACCACACGGCAAAGCCGCCCAGGATTCTGGGCGGCTTTTTCATCCGTCACTCTTTCCGTCACTCTTTCCCGGCCCCCAACTTCTTCATGTAGGAATCCCGGCATTCATAGCTGCAAAAACAATGTACGTTGTCACCTTCCTTGATCCGGATGTCGCTGCCCACTGGAACATAGGTTCCACATACTGGATCCTTGGTCATGACCCCGTTGGCGGCCAGGTTCTCATGCTCTTTTTCCTTGACCTCCTTTTTTTTATTCAGGTCTCCCATCAGTAGCTTGTACAAAATAAAAATCGCGGCAATGAAGATCAAAAATTTCAACATGAATGCTCCCTTTGCTCGTCGTTCTCCGAGTCTGCCGTCTCCGGCTTTTCTGGTAAGTATGCTTTGAAAAAAGCGTAATCGACATCATAAACCATTCGCGGAACAACGCCTATTTCCTCCTTTTCCAGCATGGTCACAAGGCGGTTTCCATCTATGAGCTCAACATGCGGTGCTCCCTCGCGATTCACCTCCCGTTTGGTGTCACCAAGTTCCCGAAGGACATCCAAAAGAGGTCCCATCCATTGAACAAACTCGGCCCTGCGCTGCTTCTTTGACTTTATCATGGTGTTTGTTTTTTGGATGTTCATCCGATATTCAATAGAGTCTGGATGCGTAAAAATCAATTGCTGAAAAAATCGTGTCCAGTCAGACTAGCCCTCTTCCGCCTGCTCAATCCGGCGGTCATGGACATGAAATGATAGTCGTTCGAGTGCCTTGGAGAGGCTTGTCCCGTCTGGCAGGGAGAGATCCGGGGCAATGTCGAGCAAGGGGATGAGGACGAATGCTCTGTCCAGGATACGAGGGTGCGGCAGGATCAGGTCGGGTGAGGTGTGACGTTGGGTACCGAAGAGCAACAGGTCCAGGTCAATGATCCGTGGACCCTTGTTTTCTTCGCGGATACGCCCCATTTGGCTTTCAATCGCCAAAAGAGCTCGAAGCAGGTCCGGCGCCGTCCATACGGTGTGGCAATCCAAAAGGACGACCTGATTGGCGAACCATGGCTGACTTCGGACATCTTGGGGTTCCGTGAAGTACACCGGGGAACAGGCAATGAGCTGGACGGCGCTCAGCGCGCCCATGGCGTTCCGGGCTCGTTCCAGGTTGTCTTCCAGGTCTCCAAGGTTGGAGCCAAGGCTGATAAACGCCGGTATGTTCTGGGGTGGGGGCATATGAAGGGGGAGTGAGCCGGTCTTGGTGCAGTCAAGGGAGAGGGCAAGGCGGCACTTCACCCTCCCCCTTCCGTGCGCCTTACAGCTTGGCGATACGTCCCAATGCCTCGCGCAACCGATCTTCTCCCACGGTCAGGGCGATACGGAAGTAGCCCTCTCCAGGGGTGCCGAAGCCATTGCCCGGCGTGACCACCACGCCTGTTTTCTGGAGCACATCGGCGACAAATCCGGCTGAATCCCGGCCCTGGGGAACTTTGGTCCAGACATAGAACGTGGCTTGCGGAGTGCGGCATTCCAGGCCGATCTTGGCCAGTTCGGCCACCACCACGTCCCGGCGCGCCTTGTAGATGTCCCGCATCTCCTGGGCAAAGGCCTCACCTTGTTCCAGTGCGGTAATCCCGGCCTCTTGTACTGCCTGGAAAATACCTGAGTCGATATTGCTCTTGATTTTGCCCAGCCCCTGGACCAGTTCCTGGTTGCCCACGGCCATGCCTACCCGCCAACCGGTCATGTTGTAGGTCTTGGACAGGGAATGGAACTCAATGGCCACATCCATGGCTCCGGGAATTTCCAGGATGCTCAGGGGCTTGTTGGCTGGGTCATAATACATTTCCGAATAGGCGGCGTCATGAACCAGGATGGTCCCGAATTCCTGGGCCTTGGCAATCAGTTTTTCATAAAAACTCCGCGGAGCCATGGCCGAAGTGGGGTTGTTCGGGTAATTCAGGAAGAAAATTTTGGCTTTTTTCCAGATGTCCGCCGGGATGGCGTCAAGGTCGGGCAAAAAGTCGGTGGACTCGGTCAATGGGACAAAATGGGTCTCCCCACCAGCGAACATGGTCGCGATGGGATAGACCGGGTAGTTGGGAGTCGAGGTCATGACCAGATCTCCAGGGTCCACGAACGCCAGGGGGAAATGGGCCAATCCTTCTTTGGAGCCGATCAGGCTGAGCACCTGGGATGTGGGGTCCAGGGGCACACCAAAACGGTCGTCATACCACTTGGCCACGCATTCCCGGAAGGAGTTCAATCCGCTATAGGACGGGTAGCGATGGTGCTCGCTCTTGCTCAAGGCCTTGACCATGGACTGGATGATGAAGTCCGGAGTTGGCAAATCAGGGTCGCCCACTCCCAAATCGATGATATCCACCCCCTTGGCTTTGACTTCATTCTTGACCCGGTCAATCTCGGCAAACAGATACGGCGGCAGCTGCGCCAGGCGCTGCGCAGGCTTGAAATGCGACATGTTCGGAACTCCTTGGCTTCTTGTTAGGTTTATCGCTTGACAGTGCGTGAAATCAGGGTGCGATGGAAAAACAATGAGCCCTCCACAACACGTTGGAAGGCTCGTCACCAGGAAATTGTTTAGTAAAGAGTTCTTTCGAAAGTCAAATCCCCTCAATATGGGGCATTTTGCGAGCAACCATCTTCGGTCTCCGCATAAATGGCTTGACCAAGAGACAACGAGGCATCAATTACTCCTGGACAAAGGGCTTCCCAATTCTTGAGAATGGCTTGACCTATCAAACCTTCCTGCTACATCCGTTTTGCACATGCACCCTTCCTCACAGTCTGCCTCTAATTCACCAGCCCTGGGCCCTCTCCCCCCCCTACACCCGTGGATGGACCTGTTTCTGGAACACATCCTTGTGGAAAAAGGGCTGGCGGAGAACAGCGTGGCGGCCTACACCAGCGACTTGGAGTCCTTGCAGCGGTTTTTGACCCAAGAGAGGCTCCGTCTCGAAGAATTTTCCGTCCAACATGGTCTGCTCTACCTGCTGCATCTGCGGCAGTCCGGGTTGCAAAATCGCTCCCTGGCCCGCCATCTCGCAACGCTCAGGGGGCTGTTTGCCTTTCTGGCACGGGAACGCCTGGTTCCGGAAAATGCTTTGGAAAAACTTGAGAATCCCAAGCTGCCCCTGCATTTGCCGGACGTGCTCAGCCGGGAGGAGATCACGGCCCTGCTGGCCCAGCCCGATACCAGCGGGAAGCTGGGTTTTCGGGACCGAACCATGTTTGAGCTGCTCTACGCCGCGGGACTGCGCGTTTCAGAGTTGATCGGACTGCGTCCTTTGGACGTGGACCTGCAGGCCGGGCTTTTGCGGGTCTTCGGCAAAGGACGCAAGGAACGGGTCGTCCCTGTGCACGCAACGGCCACAAAACTACTGGAAATCTATATCCATTCATGGCGACCAGCCTTTCAGCCAAAGTCGGATCTGCTGTTTCTGAACCGCTCCGGCAAAGGTCTGACCAGGCAGGGCGTCTGGAAGTTGATCAAGGCCTATGCCCAAAAGGCCGGTATTGCTCGACCCATTTCCCCGCACACATTGCGACACTCATTCGCCACCCATTTGCTGGAGGGCGGGGCCGATTTGCGTACCGTGCAGATTCTGCTCGGTCACGCGGATATTCTGGCGACGGAAATATATACCCATGTCCAATCCTCCCGATTGAAACGCCAGCATCAGGAGCATCATCCCCGGAGCCGAAGTGCTACCGAACTCCCCCCCCAGTCGCTCCAATCCGAAAGTCACGTTCCCCTTCACCGCAAACCCTGACCCTGCAGCGCCGCGAAGATTCTCAAACATGCCCCAATCCCCCAAAACCCTGATCACCGCCCACAACAACGCAGACTTTGACGCCCTGGCGGCCATGGTGGCCGCCGGCAAGCTGTATCCGGAAGCGGCGCTGATTTTTCCCGGCAGCCAGGAAAAGAATCTGCGAAATTTCTTTATTCAGAGCGCGACATATCTTTTTAATTTTCAAGCCATGAAGGAGATCGACACCTCGGCCGTAAAGCAGCTTGTTGTGGTGGATACCCGGCAGCGTTCCCGGGTGGAGCATGTTCGCGGTGTGCTGGACCTGCCTGGCCTGATCATCCACGCCTATGACCATCATCCGGACTCGGATGACGACCTGCCGGCCCAGAAAAGCATTGTTCAGCCCTGGGGATCGACCACGGCCATTCTGATTCAGGAAATCCGCAAGCGAAAAATCGCCATCACCCCGGACGAGGCGACCATCATGGGACTCGGCATCTACGAGGATACCGGGGCATTTACGTTTTCCTCCACCACGACCCATGATTTCGACGCAGCTTCCTGGCTGCTGGCCCAGGGCATGGACCTGGACACCATCTCGGATCTGATCACCCGTGACTTAAGTGCGCAACAGATCCATCTGCTCCACGCCATGCTCGGTTCGGCCACGGTGCATGATATCAACGGCATTGAAGTGGTGATCACCGAGGTCAGCGTGGACGAGTACGTGGGGGATTTTGCCGTGCTGGTGCACAAACTTGTGGACATGGAAAACATCAGGGTGCTCTTCGCTCTGGCCCGGATGAACGACCGCGTGCATCTCATCGCCCGCAGCCGAAGGCCGGAAGTTGACGCCGGGAGGCTCTGCGGTTTTTTCGGCGGCGGCGGCCATGTTTATGCCGCATCCGCGACCATCAAGGACCGAACGCTGTCTGAAATCAAGGAAGAGTTGTTCGCCCTGCTCTACTCGCACATCAACCCGCAAATTCTGGTTCGGGACTTCATGTCCAAACCCGCGGTTACCGTGGCGTCGGGAACGACGCTGATTCAGGCCACAGAGATCATGACCCGCTATGGCCTGAAAGCCATACCCGTGGTCCAAGAGGATGGCGGCTGCCTGGGAATCCTCGAACATCAGCTTTCGGACCGGGCCGTGGGTCATGGGTTGGGTGAACTGACCGTGGATGAGTACATGCAGCGGGACGTGGCCACGCTGACACCACAGAACGACCTCTATGCGGTCATGGAAATCATCCTGGGCCAGAAGCAGCGACTTGTTCCCGTGATGGAAGAGGGACATGTAACCGCGGTGATCACCCGGACAGACCTGATTACCATCTTTATTCAGGAATCGGCCCGCATTCCGGAATTTCTCCTTCCTGAACGCCGCAGTGAACGGAATATCAAAAACATGCTCCGGGCCCGGCTACCGGAGCATATTCTCAAGCTTCTGGAGCACGCCGGAACGTTGGGAAGGGATATGGGGGTGAACGTCTATGCCGTTGGGGGGTTTATCCGGGATATTTTGCTCAACCGCCCGAACCTGGACATCGACCTGGTCGTGGAGGGCGATGGCATAGGGTTCGCCCAACTCTTCAGCCGGGAACTGGGGGGACGGCTCCGGATGCATAAAAAATTCCAGACCGCGGTGGTCATTCTTTCGGACGGCCAGAAGGTGGATGTGGCCACGGCCCGCCTGGAGTATTATCAATACCCCACCGCCCTGCCCACAGTGGAACTTTCTTCCATCAAGATGGACCTCTACCGCCGGGACTTTAGCATCAATGCCCTGGCGGTGCGCCTCATGCCGGACCATTTCGGCAATCTGGTGGACTTCTTCTCGGCTCAGAAGGACATCAAGGAGCGGACCATCCGGGTTTTGCACTCCCTGAGCTTTGTGGAAGACCCAACCCGCATTTTGCGGGCCATCCGCTTTGAGCAACGTTTCCATTTTCGGATGGATCGCCAAACCGAACGGCTGATCAAGAACGCCATGAACCTGAACCTGTTCCAAAAGCTCTCCGGCCGGCGGCTGTTTCAGGAGTTGCGGTTGATCATGGAAGAGCTGGAGGTCCTGGCCTGTTTCCGGCGCATGGACGGTTTTCATCTGCTCCAGGTGCTCCACCCTTTGCTTAAGCTCACTGACCAGCTGGAAACCACCTTGGGAGAGGTGGAGAGGGTGCTGAACTGGTATCGCCTGCTTTACCTGGAACCCAAGGCTCAATCCTGGAAACTCTATTTCCTGGGACTGGGTTCTGCCCTGGATGACGCCCAGTTCAAAATCTTCATGCGACGCTTGAACTTTTCGGATAAAGACGAGTATTCACTGCAGAGTATGCGCAAAAATCTGGATGAAACCGTACAACTTCTGAACCATTGGCAAGGTCGCGATGGAGCCATGAGCGAACTCTACTTTGTCCTCGATCCGTTGCCATTGGAGTCCGTTCTGTACCTGATGGCTCGCAGCCAAAAGGAAGCCATGCGCCGCAATATTTCCCTCTATCTGACCCAACTGCGGACCCAAAAAATCGCGGTGACCGGCAAGGACCTGAAAGCCATGGGGTTGATCCCAGGCCCCCATTATTCCAAGATCCTGCGAACCCTCCAGGCAGCCATGATCGACGGCAAGACCCCGGACCGGGGTAGCCAGTTGGTCCTGGCCGGGAAACTGGTGGACAAGCTGAAAATATCCGAGACTTCAAGAAGGACCGGCGGCAAGGCTGATTGACCAGGAGCGTCTCCCAGCGTGTTTGCTTGATGCAATCTGCCGGTAAGCTCCAGGGCTTTTGTGCAATCTCGAGCGGTTCTACTTACAGACGTCTTCTGTAATCCTCTCGGTTTTCCATACGTTTTTCCCCCTTCCTTCCACAAATTACAATACCGCGATAAAAAGGGGCTAATTCCGTGGAATGGCTTTCCAAAGCCAAGAAAATATTCTTCTGACACTATCCGCGGAGGCTCTTGCCCCATTTTTGGATTTGAGGCAAAAAGAATAGGTTTCGCAAATATTTTGGAATCAGCAATCCACAACCGAAGTTTTCACCGAGAGTCCTTCATCTGCCTTCGCCGAGATTCATCAAATCGCTGGTTCCGGAAATATCGCCTCGAACATAATGAGCTCAACATAATGTTGGGCATTGACTCCGTTGCAACAAATACCACGTTTTGGTTTTGAAATAATGGGTCTGCCATAAAGACGAGGGAGATAACATGAAGAAGCGAATAGGCATCCGCGTTGTAACCATCAGTATGCTTTCATGCCTTTTTCTGTTGCCGGGATTTTCCGCTTGGGGCACACCACGGCAAGCTGAAATCGACCCGCTTGAAATGAGCTTGGAAGAGCTGATGCAGGTTGTGGTGACCTCTGTCGCTAAAAAGGAACAGACCCTCTGGGATACTGCCGCCGCGGTCTACGTTATCTCCAATGAAGATATTCGCCGGAGTGGGGCCAAGAATATTCCGGAGGCCCTCCGCATGGCCCCTGGGGTCCAGGTCTCCGCCATCGCCAACAACAAATGGGCGATATCCATCCGCGGCTTTGCGGAGCGTTTTTCCAACAAGCTTTTGGTATTAGTGGATGGTCGAAGCGTCTATAGTCCGCTTTTCTCCGGGGTATTCTGGGAGGCACTGGATGTCCCTTTGGAACTGATCGAGCGGATTGAGGTCATCCGCGGGCCGGGATCAGCTATCTGGGGGGTCAATGCCGTTAATGGCGTCATCAACATTATCACCAAGTTAGCAGAACAGTCGGAGGGCGGCAGAATTTCCCTGGCAACAGGTTCCGAACTTCGCCATCGCGGTTTTGTCGGATATGGGAGCGAACTCTCCGAGCAAACGTATTTTCGTCTGCACGCCTTGACGAAGGACACGGCACCCTCCAGATTTGTCGGAGGAGGCAAGGCAGAGGACGACTGGCAGCTTCGAACCGTTGGTTTGCGCCTGGACCACGCTGGAGAATTTGGTTCCATGATGATCCAGAGCAGCTTGAACACCACCAACGCAGGTGACGAGTCCAACCTCTCCTCCTCGCCCCCCCGACTTGAGCGCGTTGTCCAAACACAAGAAATCGATACGGGGTACCTCCTTGGGCGTTGGGAGCATGAGCGCTCCCAGCAACACTCTCGAAGTTTTCAGTTCGCTTTTGAACATTTTCGATGGGATAATGCCGTACTGGCCGAAAAGCGTTCAACGGTGGACCTGGAATATCAAGAACGGTGGCGTGGATTGCCACGTCACGACGTTATTTGGGGGTTAGGCTATCGCATTAGTTGGGATGACATTTCCAATACGCCGACTGTAGTCCTTGAGGATGGATCGGCAACAACACACCTCTACAGTATTTTTGTCCAGGATGAGATATCCATCACCCCAGACAACTGGAAGCTTGTTCTCGGCGCTCGCCTGGATCATAACGAATACACGGGGTTTGAGTTGCAACCAAACGCTCGTCTCCTCTGGACCCCGAACGAGTTCCATAGCCTGTGGATGGCCCTGTCCAGAGCCGTTCGCACACCGTCTCGAACGGAACGGGCAGCCATTGGCTATAATATGGCCCAGCCCGAGAGCCAACCTCCATCCGTTGTGACCTTTTTTCGCCACTTGGATCGTGCTGAACAAGTCCATGCTCTGGATGCCGGATGGCGTCATCAACTTCTGCCCAGCATGTCCATGGATATTGCCACATTTTATTATCGATATAACCAGTTGCGTGATCTGGCGATCGACACTCCCGAATTTCAGCCTCCAGGGTTTCTCAATGTACCCGTAATGTTCACAAACCAAGGCAGTGCAACAACCACCGGGTTGGAAGTTTCCCTCGACTGGCGACCTTTTGATATCTGGCGACTAGAGGCGTCCATGAGCCTGTTGCGTATCCAACGCGAAAGTACTCAGGATCGTATCAGCAATATTGATGACGAGGTTTCTCCCACCCGCTCGTTTTCCTTACGATCCTCCTTGGACCTTTCTTCGGACTTGCAGTTGGACGCTTGGATTCGTTCCTTCAACGCCATCAAGCAACACGATATTTCTGGGTTTACGACGCTGGACCTTCGTTTAGGATGGCAGGCACGAGACAATCTGGAATTATTCATTGTAGGCCAGAACCTGCTCCGCCCATCCCACCCAGAGTTCGTCGAGATCCAGCTTGCATCGACCCCGACAGAAGTTCAACGCAGTTTCTACTTTGGGATTGACTGGCGTTTTTAATGAAAAATCTGAAGATTTTAAGGATTTTCCCCGCGACACTTGTTTGCCTGCTCATCCTCACGTCTTGGGCTCCGGCGAACAACATTTCCAAGGATGTTGTCAAGGTTGGCTTTATCTTCAACTTTCTCAAATTTGTGGAGTGGCCGAATGATGACACCAATGACGGGTCACTTCAGGTCTGTGCGCTGGGCAGGACACCACTTGGCGGCAATCTTGCCATGATGCAATCACGAACAGTCCAAGGAAGAGAAATCAGAGTCAGTCAAAGCTCTTTCCTGAACGAATTGTTTGGTTGTCACGTTTTATTTATTGCTGACAGCGAAAAAAATCGTGTGAAGGAAATTCTCGCTTCCGTGAAGGAAAAAACTGTTCTGACTGTCAGCGACATACCAGATTTTATTATTGCGGGGGGGATGATCGGTCTCAATGTTGTGGAGGATCGAATTCGCTTTGAAATCAATAATGCAGCAGCCCAACATTCGAATTTGCACATCAGTAGCCAATTGCTCAATCTCGCGCTGAAAGTAATCTGATGAAGTTGTCCGAATTGAGCATTTCCAAAAAGCTGGCCTTGATCATTTTATTGGCCACCTCCCTATCGTTATTTTCCACTGCCTTGATTTTTTCCTTTTCCGCCATGCTCCGGGCATATCAGGACACAAAGGAGAACATGCAGACCTTGGCCCAGGTGATTGGCCACAACAGCCAAGCAGCCCTGGTTTTCGAGGACAGTCGCGCCGCTTCGACAACACTTTCCGCTCTGCAGGCAAAATCGGAAATTTCAGGCGCTTGGTTGATGGACGCTCACGGCCACTCCCTCGCAAGCTATACGAGAAACAACCAAGATCGGAGGAATCCATCAGCCAATCTCTCGCAGAAAATTGTGGAAACTCTTTTACCCTCCACAATCCTTCTCGATGAACCGGTGATGCTGGACAATGCCCTCATCGGGTCCGTAATCCTGGAGGTAACCATCACACCGGTTTGGATGCAGATCCTGAAGAACCTTGCAGCTTCCGGGCTTTTGGCGCTGGCGGGAATGAGCATGGCCGCCATTTTGGGTATGCGGTTGGGTGCATCCATTGTCCGCTCTATCATGGATCTCTTGCAGGTAACGGGACTCGTTACCCGAAAAAAGGATTATTCCGTTCGTGTTCCGCAGGCTGGTCAGGACGAAATTGGAGCCTTGGTCAATAATTTTAATATGATGCTGTCTGAACTGTATTTCCGCGACGAACAGCTTCGACGACACCAAGAAGAGCTGGAAGAGCAGGTGCGCAATCGCACCGCGGAACTGCATCAGGCCATGAGGGAGGCGGAAGCAGGGACCCAAGCAAAATCTCTTTTTCTGGCCAACATGAGTCATGAAATCCGTACCCCCCTCAATGCAATCATTGGAATGGCCGAAGTTTCTCTTGAGACACCAAAAGATGAACTTCGCAGAGATGCTCTGGAGACCATCCTGCACGAAACCCTCGCCTTGTTGGAAATCATCAACGAAATACTGGATTTTTCCAAAATTGAGGCAGACCAAATTCAGCTTGAGCAAAGGGAATTTTCCATCCAAAATGTTCTTCGCCATATTGATACCAGCATTGCCATTCAGGCCAATAGAAAGGGTGTCGTTTACGCCTCAGAAATGGATCCTGACGTGCCGAATCGAATCTATGGAGATCCTTTGCGCTTACGGCAAATTCTTTTCAACCTGATAGGCAATGCCTTGAAATTTACAAAAAAAGGGGAAATTCGCGTCCAGGTGGAACTAATTGGCAAAAACGACCAATTGGCGACCATCCGCTTTTCGGTCACAGACACAGGAATCGGCATTGCGAATGATCGACTGGGCATCATTTTCGACAGTTTTTCTCAAGCTGACAGCTCCACAACGCGAAAGTACGGAGGCACTGGATTGGGACTGTCTATCAGCAAACGGTTGGTGGAGCTGATGGGAGGTGAAATCGGCGTTACCAGTCATGTAGGGTCAGGCAGTACGTTTTGGTTTGTCGTGCCTTTTGCAACGGTCGCGGAAACGGCACCAAGCACAGTGGAAGAAATCACGGCCTTTCCTGACCTGCCGACTGGCCCTGCTCTCCTTACTCCACACAACATCAAAATTCTTCTCGTCGAAGACTATCCCACCAACCAGCAGGTCGCATTGCGGCATCTACGTGGAGCGGGATTTTTTGTGGATGTGGCGGAAAACGGTCTTCAGGCCGTTGAAGCCGTTTCCCGTGAGGACTACAATCTGATCTTGATGGACATCCAAATGCCCGAGATGGACGGATACGCCGCCACACAGGAGATCAGAAAGTTGGAAGAGAAAAACAAGGATAGCACCAGAAACACAAGGATACCGATAATTGCCATGACCGCTCATGCCCTCACTGGCTACAAGGACAAATGCCTCGCAGCTGGAATGGATGACTACCTAACCAAACCAATGCGACGTCATGAGTTACTGGCCATGGTTCAGAAGTGGACGGGCGTGGCGATCGGTAGCTCACCTAGAGCTGTTCGAGAAGGTGTGGAACAGGAAAGTGTGACGCAGGCTCCATTGGATTATGCTTTGGCATTGGAAGAATTCGAGCAGGATGCCTCCTTTCTTCAGGAAATGATTCAAATATTCATCGCCAATGCCCAACGTCAGATGAAATCCATTGAAAAATCTCTACAGTCAGGTGACATTGAGGCCGTCGTCGACGAGGCGCATGCAATGAAAGGTGGAGCCGCCAACCTCACGGCGGTGAAAATCGCCGCTCTTGCGCAAGACCTTGAGCAGTTTGCTCATGCCGGCTCTTTTTCAGAATGTCACGAAATTTTGTTGAAGCTCCGAGCCAATTTGCACGAACTGCAAGAGTTTACCCGGAGACTATCGTGAAAATACTTGTCGTTGACGATGAGCAGGTGAGCCGCATGAAAATGCAGAAAGTGCTCTCATCGCTCTACTCCGTTATTGCCGTTGAAAACGGAAAAAAGGCCTTGGAACTGGCTCAGTCGATGGATGTGGATATCATTCTTTTGGATATCAGGATGCCCGGCATCGATGGATATGAAGTCTGCAGACAACTCAAACAGAATACTCGAACTGCGGATATACCAGTGATTTTTTTGACATCCATGGGGCAAACGCTGGACGTCACGATGGGGTTTGACTTGGGAGCCGTGGATTTCATTACCAAGCCGGTCAGCCCGCCGATCCTCAGAGCGAGAGTGGCTGCCCAACTGACGTTGCATAATCAAAAACGTATTCTGGAAGAAAAAATTCAGGAACGCACTCGAGAACTGATCCACACCAGGGAAGAAGTCGTGACCATGCTGGGTGTGGCTGCCGACTTTCGTGACAACGAAACGGGACTGCATATCAACAGAGTCAGCCGTTACTGCCGGATGATCGCCTCGGCTGGCGGATTGAACGAGGAATTTACCGAGATGATTGCCCTGGCCAGCCCCCTGCACGATGTGGGCAAGATTGGCATTCCGGACCAGATTCTGCTGAAACCCGGAAAACTCTCAGTAGCGGAGTTTGAGGTCATCAAAACCCACTGCGTTATTGGCAGGGATATTCTCAAAAGCAGTACATGGTCGGTTCTTCAGTTGGCTCAAAGCATCGCCATGACACATCATGAAAAGTGGAACGGAGCCGGATACCCACGAGGACTTCGGGGGGAGGAAATTCCTATCGAGGGCAGGATCACGGCCATTGCCGACGTTTTCGATGCTCTTTCAACGAAACGGCCCTACAAGGAGGCTTGGCCCCTCGAAAAGTGCATCGCCCAGATTAACGATGAGTCCGGCAACCATTTCGACCCGAATCTTGTCCAGGCATTCAATACCGCCCTCCCCCAGATTCTGCGCACAGCAACAGAAC is drawn from Desulfonatronum thioautotrophicum and contains these coding sequences:
- a CDS encoding lysophospholipid acyltransferase family protein; the encoded protein is MREMLYETLAAAGQHAQYGHIQYLGRGLGLLIWRAVASRRKLAVKTIQERLGLDQNQATTVARESFVQNGRSFLEILFCRQVDWRFCRDRVLIESPGHLHGILKQMRDRACVTVTAHFGAWELLGGLLHLMAPQEHKQVVVKPTHDRNLYRVIRRMRSHPTVQIIEHEQAAPKVLRNLKQGGLSAFLVDHNCRREEAVFLPFLGRKAAVNVGPALLALRAKALVWPVFLLREDPEHYRLLFEDPLDTSSLQGDRHEKLRTVAMFYTQAVERMVRCYPEQWFWMHRRWKTRPENELST
- a CDS encoding transcriptional regulator, with the translated sequence MLKFLIFIAAIFILYKLLMGDLNKKKEVKEKEHENLAANGVMTKDPVCGTYVPVGSDIRIKEGDNVHCFCSYECRDSYMKKLGAGKE
- the folK gene encoding 2-amino-4-hydroxy-6-hydroxymethyldihydropteridine diphosphokinase, yielding MKCRLALSLDCTKTGSLPLHMPPPQNIPAFISLGSNLGDLEDNLERARNAMGALSAVQLIACSPVYFTEPQDVRSQPWFANQVVLLDCHTVWTAPDLLRALLAIESQMGRIREENKGPRIIDLDLLLFGTQRHTSPDLILPHPRILDRAFVLIPLLDIAPDLSLPDGTSLSKALERLSFHVHDRRIEQAEEG
- a CDS encoding LL-diaminopimelate aminotransferase gives rise to the protein MSHFKPAQRLAQLPPYLFAEIDRVKNEVKAKGVDIIDLGVGDPDLPTPDFIIQSMVKALSKSEHHRYPSYSGLNSFRECVAKWYDDRFGVPLDPTSQVLSLIGSKEGLAHFPLAFVDPGDLVMTSTPNYPVYPIATMFAGGETHFVPLTESTDFLPDLDAIPADIWKKAKIFFLNYPNNPTSAMAPRSFYEKLIAKAQEFGTILVHDAAYSEMYYDPANKPLSILEIPGAMDVAIEFHSLSKTYNMTGWRVGMAVGNQELVQGLGKIKSNIDSGIFQAVQEAGITALEQGEAFAQEMRDIYKARRDVVVAELAKIGLECRTPQATFYVWTKVPQGRDSAGFVADVLQKTGVVVTPGNGFGTPGEGYFRIALTVGEDRLREALGRIAKL
- the xerD gene encoding site-specific tyrosine recombinase XerD; its protein translation is MDLFLEHILVEKGLAENSVAAYTSDLESLQRFLTQERLRLEEFSVQHGLLYLLHLRQSGLQNRSLARHLATLRGLFAFLARERLVPENALEKLENPKLPLHLPDVLSREEITALLAQPDTSGKLGFRDRTMFELLYAAGLRVSELIGLRPLDVDLQAGLLRVFGKGRKERVVPVHATATKLLEIYIHSWRPAFQPKSDLLFLNRSGKGLTRQGVWKLIKAYAQKAGIARPISPHTLRHSFATHLLEGGADLRTVQILLGHADILATEIYTHVQSSRLKRQHQEHHPRSRSATELPPQSLQSESHVPLHRKP
- a CDS encoding CBS domain-containing protein; amino-acid sequence: MPQSPKTLITAHNNADFDALAAMVAAGKLYPEAALIFPGSQEKNLRNFFIQSATYLFNFQAMKEIDTSAVKQLVVVDTRQRSRVEHVRGVLDLPGLIIHAYDHHPDSDDDLPAQKSIVQPWGSTTAILIQEIRKRKIAITPDEATIMGLGIYEDTGAFTFSSTTTHDFDAASWLLAQGMDLDTISDLITRDLSAQQIHLLHAMLGSATVHDINGIEVVITEVSVDEYVGDFAVLVHKLVDMENIRVLFALARMNDRVHLIARSRRPEVDAGRLCGFFGGGGHVYAASATIKDRTLSEIKEELFALLYSHINPQILVRDFMSKPAVTVASGTTLIQATEIMTRYGLKAIPVVQEDGGCLGILEHQLSDRAVGHGLGELTVDEYMQRDVATLTPQNDLYAVMEIILGQKQRLVPVMEEGHVTAVITRTDLITIFIQESARIPEFLLPERRSERNIKNMLRARLPEHILKLLEHAGTLGRDMGVNVYAVGGFIRDILLNRPNLDIDLVVEGDGIGFAQLFSRELGGRLRMHKKFQTAVVILSDGQKVDVATARLEYYQYPTALPTVELSSIKMDLYRRDFSINALAVRLMPDHFGNLVDFFSAQKDIKERTIRVLHSLSFVEDPTRILRAIRFEQRFHFRMDRQTERLIKNAMNLNLFQKLSGRRLFQELRLIMEELEVLACFRRMDGFHLLQVLHPLLKLTDQLETTLGEVERVLNWYRLLYLEPKAQSWKLYFLGLGSALDDAQFKIFMRRLNFSDKDEYSLQSMRKNLDETVQLLNHWQGRDGAMSELYFVLDPLPLESVLYLMARSQKEAMRRNISLYLTQLRTQKIAVTGKDLKAMGLIPGPHYSKILRTLQAAMIDGKTPDRGSQLVLAGKLVDKLKISETSRRTGGKAD